Proteins encoded by one window of Brienomyrus brachyistius isolate T26 chromosome 1, BBRACH_0.4, whole genome shotgun sequence:
- the mtx2 gene encoding metaxin-2 — MSLAAEAFVSQIAASEPWPENATLYQPLRDNQILLSDCASSLAVQAYLRMCDLPLRVCCRANAEHMSPSGKVPFIHVGNQVVSEMGPIIQFTKAKGHSLSDVLDDVQRAEMKAYMELVNNMLLTAELYIQWCDETTAAEITRPRYSSPYPWPLKHILAYQKQWEVRRKMSAVGWAEKTLEQVYEDVAQCCQALSQRLGTQMYFFNKQPTELDALVFGHLFTILTTQLTSNELSAKVKTYSNLLTLVHRIEQTYFEGPDQAGPSGAGPWAPPEV, encoded by the exons CATCTGAACCCTGGCCAGAAAATGCTACTCTGTACCAGCCACTAAGGG ATAACCAGATTCTGCTGTCGGACTGCGCCTCTTCCCTTGCTGTCCAG GCATATCTGCGTATGTGCGACCTGCCACTGAGAGTCTGTTGTCGGGCCAACGCCGAGCACATGTCTCCCTCTG GCAAAGTGCCCTTCATCCATGTGGGAAACCAGGTTGTGTCGGAGATGGGGCCCATCATTCAGTTCACAAAGGCTAAG GGTCACTCCCTGAGTGATGTGCTAGATGACGTTCAGAGGGCGGAGATGAAAGCCTATATGGAGCTTGTGAACAACATGTTGCTGACTGCAGAG CTGTACATCCAGTGGTGTGACGAGACCACAGCAGCAGAG ATCACCAGGCCTCGGTACAGCAGTCCCTATCCTTGGCCATTGAAGCACATCCTGGCCTACCAGAAGCAGTGGGAGGTGCGGCGTAAGATGAGTGCTGTCGGTTGGGCAGAGAAGACCCTGGAGCAG GTGTATGAAGATGTGGCCCAGTGCTGCCAGGCACTATCGCAGAGACTCGGCACACAGATGTACTTCTTTAATAAACA gcccacgGAGCTGGATGCCCTGGTCTTTGGACACCTTTTCACTATCCTTACCACCCAGCTGACCAGCAACGAGCTCAGTGCCAAGGTCAAGACCTACAGCAACCTGCTGACCTTAGTGCACCGCATCGAGCAGACCTACTTTGAGGGCCCGGACCAGGCTGGGCCGAGCGGAGCCGGGCCCTGGGCCCCTCCTGAGGTCTGA